In Carya illinoinensis cultivar Pawnee chromosome 9, C.illinoinensisPawnee_v1, whole genome shotgun sequence, the following are encoded in one genomic region:
- the LOC122275615 gene encoding protein LSD1-like, which translates to MQRQLVCSGCRSILLYSGGATNVCCALCNAITSVPPSGTEMARLICGRCRTLLMYTCGATSVRCSCCHTVNLAPVSSQVAHVSCGNCRTTLMYPYGAPSVKCAVCHYVTNVGIASARVPIPVHRPNGTANSGTMPSTSTSQTVVVENPMTVDKSGKLVSNVVVGVTTDKK; encoded by the exons ATGCAGAGGCAGCTTGTCTGTAGTGGATGCAGGAGCATTCTTCTTTATAGTGGAGGAGCTACTAATGTTTGTTGTGCATTATGCAATGCAATAACCTCAGTCCCTCCTTCCG GGACGGAAATGGCTCGACTCATATGTGGACGTTGCAGGACATTGCTGATGTATACATGTGGGGCAACGAGTGTGAGATGCTCCTGCTGCCATACAGTGAACCTTGCACCAG TATCCAGCCAGGTTGCCCATGTTAGTTGCGGGAACTGCCGGACAACGCTCATGTATCCATATGGAGCTCCATCTGTTAAATGTGCAGTCTGTCATTATGTGACTAACGTTGGT ATTGCCAGTGCCAGGGTTCCAATTCCTGTGCACAGACCTAATGGGACAGCCAACTCTGGAACAATGCCCTCCACTTCAACT AGCCAAACGGTGGTGGTCGAGAATCCAATGACTGTTGACAAAAGTGGCAAATTG GTGAGCAATGTTGTTGTGGGGGTCACAACAGACAAAAAGTAA